The Eggerthella guodeyinii sequence AGCTCGAGCGGGCCTGTGCCAAGGCGCTCTCCTATTCTCCCAGGCCGAGCTACAAGACCATCAAGTCGATCATCGCCAAAAGCGCCGAGCTGTCCGGGGAGGACCCGGATGCCGGCGCGTATCTGCGCGGTAGCGACTATTACGCAACCCTCGATAGCAAAGGAGACATACGATGAGCGCAAGCCAGACTACCATGGACAAGCTGTACGGAATGAGGTTGTCGGTGATGGCGCAGGCATATCGGGACCAAGAGGAGATGCTGAGCGTTGCCGACATGACCTTCGACGAGCGCTTCGCGATGATCGTGGACGCGGAATGGGACTCGCGACGCATCAACAAGCGGACCCGCCTGCTGCGCCAGGCGGCCTTCTCCGACCCGGAGGCCAACGTCATCGACATCCGCTACGACGCCGACCGCAAGCTCGACAAGGTGAAGATCGCCGAGCTGGCGAACTGCGAGTGGGTCAAGGCGCACAGGAACGTGGTCATCACGGGCGCCTCGGGCGCGGGCAAGTCGTGGCTCGCCTGCGCTCTGGGCGTCGCGGCCTGCAACGCTTTCTACTCGGTGCGCTACACGCGCATGCCCGAGATGCTCGACGAGCTCACCGTATCCAAGGACGAGGAATGGCTCAAATCGAAGAAGCGCTACACGAAGTGCGACGTACTGATAGTAGACGATTGGCTGCTGGAGAAGATCGGGGGCGACCAGGCCCGAGAGCTGCTCGAGATAGTCGAGTCAAGGCTCAGGACCGGCTCCTTGATCATCTGCTCCCAGTTCTCGCCAGCCGGATGGCACGCAAAGTTGGGAGAGGGCGCAATTGCGGATGCCGTGATTGACAGGATCGTGTACAGGTCGGATGTGATCCACATCGAGGGCGACGAGTCGATGCGCAAGCGCATCGGCTAGAAAGGCCAGTGAAGACGGGGGCGCCAGATGCCCCGGTGCCCCCGTTAGCACGAGGCAGCCCTGCGCGGTACGGTGTGGCAGCTAAGCGTGGAACGCCGTGGCAATCGGCCCGCAATAATCAATATCATCATTCGTTCTACTTTTTCGCTCTCTTTGATTATGAAATTGCATGCCTTTTAGTCCAGCTGATTTCACTTTTTGCATTCTACAAACTGCATAACTCATATGTAAATCGCTCCTTTTTAGGTGGCACAAATGTGAGGCATTTTCGCTCTTTCCGGCAACCACTTCCAAGTAAAGTATAACACACTATACTTTATATTCATAAAGTGTGTGCTCTGCGAGGCTGTCGGCAGTGCCGACCAAAACCATAAAACCTTTAAGACCTTTCTTTTTTTTACGAGAAAAAAGAAACAAAAAAACCCCCCTCTGCCACCTCAGCAAAGGGGGGTTTTGCTCTCGTGCTCGTTTAAAAATCAGCAAGGGACAGGTAGTATTTTTTGAGAAGATCACTCAAAAAATCTCCACCTTTAAACCCTTGCCAATTTTTATTTTGTCCGTTTTGTCTAGCTTACCGAAAGCCAGACTCAGCAAGAATAAAATTTTTATTGTCTTTCGGTTTTCTAGTGTAACGGACAAAACCACTCAAAATAAAAAAGATACAAGAGAGGTCTCTCGTATCTTTTATTCAGCAATCGCGCCCTTTAATGGAACAAAAAGATTTGAATTCCTGTTATAAAAAAAAGGATCAATTTTGAACTCTCTCCCAAAGTTGATCCCTTAACGATTTAGAAATCCCTTTGAGAATGTTTATATACATTCAAGGTAACCAGCCAACTAATGACAATGATTCCTGAAAAAAGTAATAACAAATTACTATACAGATAAGTTGACTGATCAACTTCCATAGGTAACAACCTTTGATCAAGTAAGGGTATGGATAATAAACCACCTACAATTGCAATACCTGTTCCCTCTGATAAAAAGCTGGTAAAGTTAAGCAAACTCATTCCAGCACCAGCTTCCTGCTGTTTCAAGCTACTTGAAACAATTGTTGATATAACTGTTTTGGTGAACGAAAGCCCACCTAAAACAAATACGATTATAATTGTCATGAACCATGATGTTGTTTCTAAAAGAAAGGAAGCAGTTAAAAAGCTAACAGAAAGAAATGTAACTCCGATGTTTAACACGTATAAAGGACCTCTTCTATCAACAAGTATCCCACCAATGTAGCCGAAAATAATGACACTCATTGTTCCAGGGAAAATAATTACACTTCCGATTTCGGCAGTACTTAGCTGGTGAACATCTTTCATCATATAAGGAACCATAGAGACAAACCCTGCTACTGTTCCAAATATAATTCCCCCACAAAGAATTCCAATCATAAAAGGTATATTTTTCCCTAATCCGGGATCAACAAAAGGATCTGTTACTTTCCTGATATGTTTTACAAATATCAGGAATGACAGCACGCTAACGATAAGAAAAGAAATGCTATATGATGTTGTAAACAACATAAAAAATACAATGCCTACAGACATTAGTATAATTCCTTTGATATCAAAATGACCTTTTATCCTTACTTCTTTCTTTAATAATTTCATAAGAAACGGAACAGTGATAATTGTTATCATAGGAATGAGTAGAAGATAGGACCAATGAATATAATGGGCTATCATTCCACCAATCGCTGGACCGACTCCTTCTCCCATGGCTACTATCGATCCAATAAGACCAAATACTTTACCCCTATTTTCCTTTGGAATATAGCGCGCAACTACAACCATTACGAGTGCTGGAAATGCAGATGCACCAGCCCCTTGAATAAAACGAGCCATAATAAGTAAGGAAAAGAAAGAATGGCCAACAAACCCAATTACCGACCCGAAACAATTTATTATAATTCCAAATAGGAGTAACCTTTTGATGCCTAATTGATCAGATAGCTTTCCATATACAGCTGTTCCAATGGAAAAGGTTAACATAAAGGCTGTGTTCACCCAGTTTGTACTCGCAGGTGGTTTATTAAAATCATTTGCAATATCAGGTAATGAGACGTTCAAAACCATTTCATTTAATACGCTAAAAAAAGATAAAATGCAAAGCCAAATTAAAATTTGGTTGTGTCGTAAATTCGATTGTGGATAGGATGTATTCACATTTCACCCTCCAATAATGAGGGCAGACGTAGTTTTTAGGGTTAATGATACGCTTCCCTCTTTTAATTGAACCCTGTTACATTCATTACACTTCATAATTAATTCCTCCTAAACTTGATTAAAACATTTTACCATGTTAGCGTCGGGTGATATTAGCCACCAACAGTCGGATTAAATTAGCCGATTTCAGTCAGAGATAAACAGCCATTGCGTCCCCATAAACCTACACTGGTATACGCCAATACGCCAGCGTTAGGAGGATTATGAATGACAACGAACGCAATGGCCTTCAAGCGATTATAGACGCTGTCTTGAAAGAGATGGCCGAGGAGTCGGGAGACGTATTCGACCCGTCGAAGGTCAACCTCGCCGAATTCTCAAGAAAGACAGGCCTGTCGCGATCGAAGGCCAGAACCTTGCAGGACAAGGGCTTTAAAGCGGCTCCGCACGGCCGGTGCGGGAAGAAGGCGGAGACCACCGTGCTCACGGGGTTTACAGGCGTGTTGGACGACCTGCTTCGGCGTAGCGTCACCAACTCCGAGGTCTGCTTCGAACGCATCGCCGAACAGGGCTACAAAGGCGGCCTTACCAGCGTGAAGACCTACATCAAAGACCACGCCGACCTGGTGCCTGCCAAGCGGAGGCTGGTGGAGCCACAAGGCAGCCGCGGGAGGCGCTTTCAGACCGGGCCTGGCGAGTCCTACCAGATGGACTGGGGCTTCGTCGAGGTTGAGGACTGGCGGGGCCGTACCTATAAGATTGCCTGCTTCGCGATGATATGCCATCACTGTGGCACCTGTTACATCGAATTCTTCCCCAATGCCCGTCAGGAAAACCTGTTTATCGGCATGGTTCATGCCTTCATGCTGATGGGTGTGTCCGACCACGTCTTGACCGACAACATGAAAAGCGTCGTCATCCGCCGCGACTTTGAGGGACGCCCCGTCTGGCAGGCCGATTACGCCGCCTTCATGGCCTGCGTCGGCTTCAAGACCAGGCTCTGCAAGCCTCGCCACCCGTTTACCAAGGGGAAGGTCGAGCGCCTGGTGCGGTTCGTAAAAGGGAACTTCCTCGCCGGACGCACGTTCGCCGACGTCACGCAGTTGAACGCCGATGCGCTGGCCTGGTGCGTCGCGCAAGGTTCGCGCTATCGGCGTGCCGTCGACTGCATTCCCGCGGACAAGCATGCGAATTCCTGCCTTCCCGCCGCCCATGTCGTCGCCATCGCCGATGACGTCGCATGCTACTTGTGCCCGCGCCGCAAGATCAGCTTCGACGGGTTCGTCAGCTATGAAGGTCGGCGGTTCGGGGTCCCGTACTGGTATGCGGGCAAGACCTGCCGCATCAGCCGCGAAGGCTCCGTCCTGCACGTTTACTCTGAGGATCTGTCGCAAGAGCTTGCCGCCCATGCCGTCACCTGGGGCCGTCGCGACAGCTTCTGTTCGGATCAATATGCAGACATCCAGCCATGCGAGTTGCCGACCGCACCCGTAAAGACGACGATCGCGCAACTCGAGCCGCCGAAAGTCAAATCGGCCTTTGAGAAGTTCGACTTCGAAGGGATGCTATGATGGCCGAGATCGAAAACGGCGCCGTCTTCGATCCTGCCGCCGGCGAACCTGCCCCACGCCGAAGCATCTACGATCTCGTTAAAACCCGCGCCGACGAGCTGGCCGTCAGCTTGACGGCGGAAGAGCTGGCCGCGTTGGCAGAAAGGTCGGACATGGGAGAGTCGGAGCTTCAGGCCGTGGCCTCGGTGTTCGAGTATCTGGCGGAAAAGCATCACGAGGCCACGATAGCGACCATGCTCAAGATGAGCCGCCTGCCCCGCAAGGAGCCCAAGACCTTCGGGAACTTCGACTACGGCCGCATCCAGGGTCGCGATGCGGGGGCGCTCAGGAAGCTGTCGGCGCTGTCGAACCTGCACGCGCGCAAGAACATCGCGCTCATCGGCCCCCATGGCGTCGGAAAAACGCACCTTGCCCAAGCCTACGGCCGGGAGTGCTGCCAGCAAAGCTTCAAAGCCTACTTCCTGAAGGCCTCCGAACTCAGAGACAAGCTGAGCAAGGCGGCGAAGAGCCCGAACCCCGGCAAGACCGTGAGCTCGCTGGTAAAGCCGTCGTGCCTCATCGTCGACGAAGTGGGCCGCTGCACCTTCGATAAGGCGTGCACGGATCTTTTCTTCGACATCATTGACCGCCGTTATGAAAAGGAATGCCCGAACACCCTCATCCTCACGAGCAATTATCCCGTGGTCAACTGGAGCGAGTTCTTTACGGGTGACGAAACGCTTCTTTGCATGCTCGACCGCATCTTCGATAAAGCCACGGTGTTCATGATGAGGGGCCCGAGCTACCGCGGCGCCGGGCTTGATACCTACTCTGTCGAGGCGGTTCCCAATGCGGTAAAGCTTAAGTAAATCTGTCGGGCGGGCATGGCTAATTGCTGGTGTATTGGCGATTATTATTTGACTGGAATTGGCTATTCTCGCCCGACTCTCGGAGGCTATTTATCCCCGACGTTAACAACCACATATAAACTAAGTTTTAAATTCAGTATTTCATCACTTATACAACAATACGGCCCGTTTGTTGAACTACTCTTTAATAAAATAATTTTTCCGTTCCCAATTCCACATTGCAATAATAGAAAATCCATCTTCATCGGCTTTTTCGTCATCATCTGTATGAA is a genomic window containing:
- the tet(L) gene encoding tetracycline efflux MFS transporter Tet(L); amino-acid sequence: MNTSYPQSNLRHNQILIWLCILSFFSVLNEMVLNVSLPDIANDFNKPPASTNWVNTAFMLTFSIGTAVYGKLSDQLGIKRLLLFGIIINCFGSVIGFVGHSFFSLLIMARFIQGAGASAFPALVMVVVARYIPKENRGKVFGLIGSIVAMGEGVGPAIGGMIAHYIHWSYLLLIPMITIITVPFLMKLLKKEVRIKGHFDIKGIILMSVGIVFFMLFTTSYSISFLIVSVLSFLIFVKHIRKVTDPFVDPGLGKNIPFMIGILCGGIIFGTVAGFVSMVPYMMKDVHQLSTAEIGSVIIFPGTMSVIIFGYIGGILVDRRGPLYVLNIGVTFLSVSFLTASFLLETTSWFMTIIIVFVLGGLSFTKTVISTIVSSSLKQQEAGAGMSLLNFTSFLSEGTGIAIVGGLLSIPLLDQRLLPMEVDQSTYLYSNLLLLFSGIIVISWLVTLNVYKHSQRDF
- the istA gene encoding IS21 family transposase, translated to MNDNERNGLQAIIDAVLKEMAEESGDVFDPSKVNLAEFSRKTGLSRSKARTLQDKGFKAAPHGRCGKKAETTVLTGFTGVLDDLLRRSVTNSEVCFERIAEQGYKGGLTSVKTYIKDHADLVPAKRRLVEPQGSRGRRFQTGPGESYQMDWGFVEVEDWRGRTYKIACFAMICHHCGTCYIEFFPNARQENLFIGMVHAFMLMGVSDHVLTDNMKSVVIRRDFEGRPVWQADYAAFMACVGFKTRLCKPRHPFTKGKVERLVRFVKGNFLAGRTFADVTQLNADALAWCVAQGSRYRRAVDCIPADKHANSCLPAAHVVAIADDVACYLCPRRKISFDGFVSYEGRRFGVPYWYAGKTCRISREGSVLHVYSEDLSQELAAHAVTWGRRDSFCSDQYADIQPCELPTAPVKTTIAQLEPPKVKSAFEKFDFEGML
- a CDS encoding plasmid recombination protein, encoding MSYAVCRMQKVKSAGLKGMQFHNQRERKSRTNDDIDYCGPIATAFHA
- a CDS encoding ATP-binding protein, translated to MMAEIENGAVFDPAAGEPAPRRSIYDLVKTRADELAVSLTAEELAALAERSDMGESELQAVASVFEYLAEKHHEATIATMLKMSRLPRKEPKTFGNFDYGRIQGRDAGALRKLSALSNLHARKNIALIGPHGVGKTHLAQAYGRECCQQSFKAYFLKASELRDKLSKAAKSPNPGKTVSSLVKPSCLIVDEVGRCTFDKACTDLFFDIIDRRYEKECPNTLILTSNYPVVNWSEFFTGDETLLCMLDRIFDKATVFMMRGPSYRGAGLDTYSVEAVPNAVKLK
- the istB gene encoding IS21-like element helper ATPase IstB; the encoded protein is MSASQTTMDKLYGMRLSVMAQAYRDQEEMLSVADMTFDERFAMIVDAEWDSRRINKRTRLLRQAAFSDPEANVIDIRYDADRKLDKVKIAELANCEWVKAHRNVVITGASGAGKSWLACALGVAACNAFYSVRYTRMPEMLDELTVSKDEEWLKSKKRYTKCDVLIVDDWLLEKIGGDQARELLEIVESRLRTGSLIICSQFSPAGWHAKLGEGAIADAVIDRIVYRSDVIHIEGDESMRKRIG